One genomic segment of Mytilus trossulus isolate FHL-02 chromosome 4, PNRI_Mtr1.1.1.hap1, whole genome shotgun sequence includes these proteins:
- the LOC134716619 gene encoding uncharacterized protein LOC134716619, producing the protein MRELPVFFPGVPRLGLSATITTKDETDVIPSLGMTNPAVVRAICPDRKNIYLQIKVKEPSLDIYDWYQNLYKPICNDLLKNPDIFPVTLFFMPLQYIGNAASYFVEMDFNSPSIKRVRHDCPPRSLSDYIQEIGRAGRTGKDSTPLLHYCNRDVAANVKDIKDDIIKFTCHWSQI; encoded by the exons ATGAGGGAGCTTCCTGTATTTTTTCCAGGAGTACCTAGATTAGGGTTAAGTGCAACCATCACTACCAAGGACGAGACAGATGTCATTCCATCACTTGGGATGACTAATCCAGCAGTAGTAAGAGCAATTTGTCCAGACAGGAAGAACATTTATCTACAGATTAAAGTTAAAGAGCCATCACTTGACATTTATGATTGGTACCAGAATTTATACAAACCAATTTGcaatgatttgttaaaaaaccCTGATATTTTCCCAGTAACCCTTTTTTTCATGCCTCTACAGTATATTGGTAATGCAGCTAGTTACt TTGTAGAGATGGACTTTAATTCACCTTCCATTAAGAGAGTCAGACATGATTGTCCTCCAAGGTCACTATCAGACTATATACAGGAGATAGGTCGTGCTGGTAGAACTGGAAAAGATTCAACACCACTTTTACATTACTGTAATAGGGATGTTGCTGCTAATGTAAAAGATATTAAAGATGACATAATCAAGTTCACATGTCACTGGAGCCAAATTTAA